From a region of the Balaenoptera musculus isolate JJ_BM4_2016_0621 chromosome 15, mBalMus1.pri.v3, whole genome shotgun sequence genome:
- the NOXO1 gene encoding NADPH oxidase organizer 1 isoform X1, with amino-acid sequence MAGPRHPVSVSGAAMVQTDRLQTFTFSVCWSDDSDTFARRSWEEFRRLHKTLKETFPVEAGLLRRSDRILPKLPDASLLVHWGRTGRGLARLQLLETYSRALLAAGERVAQSPVLTGFFAPQPMDLEPALPAGSLVILPAPQEPLPGPTGSPAICSLEAQSLRCLQPFSTQDTWGQPFHARAQEALDVLLRHPSGWWLVANEDQQTAWFPAPYLEEVALGQGRDGERSLGSSGSQFCASHAYESSQADELSVPAGARVHVLETSDRGWWLCRFRGRTGLLPAAMLQPDGLGTLLSGPWLHLRVDGGEDREGEAQSSPKSPQATTLPPTVPARPSRSAIQSCCCTITRKALGQDPGCHGPP; translated from the exons ATGGCAGGCCCCCGGCACCCAGTGTCTGTGAGCGGGGCAGCTATGGTACAGACAGACAGGCTCCAG ACGTTCACCTTTTCCGTGTGCTGGTCGGATGACAGCGACACCTTTGCACGAAGAAGCTGGGAGGAGTTCAGGAGACTCCAT AAAACCCTCAAGGAGACCTTTCCAGTGGAAGCTGGTCTGCTGCGGAGATCTGACCGCATTCTCCCCAAGCTTCCAG ATGCATCGTTGTTGGTGCACTGGGGCCGCACTGGCCGAGGCCTGGCGCGCCTGCAGCTGCTGGAGACCTACTCAAGGGCGCTGCTGGCGGCAGGGGAGCGTGTGGCCCAGAGCCCGGTGCTCACTGGCTTCTTTGCACCACAACCCATGGACTTGGAGCCTGCGCTGCCAGCTGGCAG CCTGGTGATCCTGCCTGCCCCGCAAGAGCCCCTGCCAGGCCCCACGGGCAGCCCTGCCATCTGCAGCCTGGAGGCTCAGAGCCTGCGCTGCCTGCAGCCCTTCAGCACCCAGGACACATGGGGCCAGCCCTTCCATGCTCGGGCCCAGGAGGCCCTAGATGTGCTGCTGCGACACCCCTCAG GCTGGTGGCTGGTGGCGAATGAGGACCAGCAGACGGCATGGTTTCCTGCTCCCTACTTGGAAGAGGTGGCCCTGGGCCAGGGACGAGATGGGGAACGGTCCCTAGGGAGCAGTG GGTCCCAGTTCTGTGCTTCCCATGCCTACGAGAGCAGCCAAGCCGACGAGCTGTCTGTGCCCGCAGGGGCACGCGTGCATGTGCTAGAAACGTCAGACCGTGGTTGGTGGCTGTGCAG GTTCCGAGGCCGCACTGGTCTTCTTCCAGCTGCAATGCTGCAGCCTGATGGGCTGGGCACACTCCTCAGCGGACCATGGCTCCACCTCAGGGTAGATGGTGGGGAGGACAGGGAGGGCGAGGCCCAAAGCTCCCCCAAGTCCCCCCAGGCCACAACCTTGCCGCCTACCGTGCCTGCCCGACCATCTCGGAGTGCCATTCAGAGCTGCTGCTGCACCATCACCCGTAAGGCACTAGGGCAGGACCCAGGGTGTCACGGACCCCCTTGA
- the TBL3 gene encoding transducin beta-like protein 3 isoform X1, with amino-acid sequence MAEAATGVGRFKSNYAVERKIEPFYKGGKVQLDQTGQHLFCVCGTRVNILDVASGTMLQSLEQEDQEDITAFDLSPDDKLNCMLPQVLVTASRALLLAQWAWQEGSITRLWKAIHTAPVATMAFDPTSTLLATGGCDGAVRVWDVVRHYGTHHFRGSPGVIHLVAFHPDPARLLLFSSAADTSIRVWSLQEQSCLAILTAHYSAVTSLTFSADGHTMLSSGRDKICIVWDLQSLQATRTVPVFESVEAAVLLPEEPAPELGVKSAGLHFLTAGDQGTLRVWEAASGQCVHAQRQLPGPGQELTHCTLARAAGLLLSVTADHNLLLYEARSLQLQKQFAGYSEEVLDVRFLGPEDSHVVVASNSPCLKVFELQTSACQILHGHTDIVLALDVFRKGWLFVSCAKDQSICVWRMNKAGKVACVAQGSGHTHSVGTICCSRLKETFLVTGSQDCTVKLWPLPEALPSKSTGPDGGPVLLQAQATQHCHDKDINSVAIAPNDKLLATGSQDRTAKLWALPQCQLLGVFSGHRRGLWCVQFSPMDQVLATASADGTVKLWALQDFSCLKTFEGHDASVLKVAFVSRGTQLLSSGSDGLVKLWTIKNNECVRTLDAHEDKVWGLHCSRLDDHALTGASDSCVILWKDVTEAEQAEEQAKREEQVVKQQELDNLLHEKRYLRALGLAISLDRPHTVLTVIQAIQRDPESCEKLEATVLQLRRDQKEALLRFCVTWNTNSRHCHEAQAVLGVLLRHEAPEELLAYDGVRASLEALLPYTERHFQRLSRMLQAATFLDFLWHNMKLPTLPAAPMAL; translated from the exons ATGGCGGAGGCGGCGACCGGAGTGGGCCGCTTTAAGTCCAA TTATGCTGTCGAGCGCAAGATCGAGCCTTTCTACAAGGGCGGGAAGGTGCAG CTGGATCAGACTGGGCAGCACCTCTTCTGTGTCTGTGGCACCAGAGTCAACATCCTGGATGTGGCCTCAGGGACTATGCTGCAGAGCCTGGAGCAG GAGGACCAGGAGGACATCACTGCCTTTGATCTCAGCCCCGATGACAAG CTGAACTGCATGCTCCCCCAGGTGCTGGTGACAGCCAGCCGGGCACTGCTGCTGGCTCAGTGGGCCTGGCAAGAGGGCAGCATCACCCGCCTGTGGAAGGCAATACACACAGCCCCTGTGGCCACCATGGCCTTTGACCCCACCTCCACGCTGTTAGCCACAG GCGGCTGTGATGGGGCCGTGCGTGTCTGGGATGTCGTGCGGCACTATGGGACACACCACTTTCGGGGCTCACCGGGCGTCATACA TTTGGTGGCCTTCCACCCGGACCCCGCACGCCTGCTCCTCTTCTCCTCAGCCGCAGACACCAGCATCCGCGTGTGGTCGCTGCAGGAGCAGTCGTGCCTGGCCATACTGACTGCCCACTACAGCGCTGTCACTTCTCTGACTTTCAGTGCCGATGGTCACACCATGCTCAG CTCAGGCCGTGACAAGATCTGCATTGTTTGGGACCTGCAGAGCCTCCAGGCCACGAGGACCGTGCCGGTGTTTGAG AGTGTGGAGGCTGCGGTTCTGTTGCCAGAGGAGCCGGCACCGGAGCTGGGTGTGAAGTCTGCGGGCCTGCACTTCCTGACAGCTGGCGACCAag GCACGCTGCGCGTGTGGGAGGCGGCCTCTGGGCAGTGTGTCCATGCACAACGGCAGCTGCCAGGCCCCGGGCAGGAGCTGACCCACTGCACCCTGGCCCGAGCCGCTGGCCTGCTCCTCAGCGTCACTGCCGACCACAACCTGCTGCTCTATGAGGCCCGCTCCCTGCAGCTGCAGAAACAG TTTGCCGGCTACAGTGAGGAGGTGTTGGACGTCCGGTTCCTCGGGCCCGAGGATTCCCACGTTGTGGTGGCCTCTAACAGCCCCTGCCTGAAAGTATTTGAGCTGCAGACATCCGCCTGCCAGATTCTCCACGGCCACACAG ACATTGTGCTGGCCCTAGATGTGTTCCGGAAGGGGTGGCTCTTCGTTAGTTGTGCCAAG GATCAGAGCATCTGCGTCTGGAGGATGAACAAGGCGGGCAAGGTGGCCTGTGTGGCTCAGGGCTCTGGACACACACACAGCGTGGGCACCATTTGTTGCTCAAG GCTGAAGGAGACCTTCCTGGTGACGGGCAGCCAGGACTGCACTGTGAAGCTGTGGCCCCTCCCTGAAGCCCTGCCATCCAAGAGCACAGGCCCCGATGGTGGCCCTGTCCTCCTACaggcccaggccacacagcactGCCACGACAAG GACATCAACAGTGTGGCCATTGCCCCCAACGACAAGCTGCTGGCCACGGGGTCACAGGACCGCACGGCCAAACTCTGGGCCCTGCCACAGTGCCAGTTGCTGGGCGTCTTCTCGGGCCACCGGCGTGGCCTCTGGTGTGTCCAGTTTTCGCCCATGGACCAGGTGTTGGCTACGGCCTCGGCCGATGGCACCGTCAAGCTCTGGGCACTGCAGGACTTCAGCTGCCTCAAG ACATTCGAGGGACATGATGCTTCTGTGCTGAAGGTGGCCTTTGTGAGTCGCGGCACACAGCTGCTGTCCAG CGGCTCTGATGGGCTCGTGAAGCTCTGGACCATCAAGAACAATGAGTGTGTGAGGACTCTGGACGCCCACGAGGACAAGGTCTGGGGGCTGCACTGCAGCCGGCTGGATGACCATGCCCTCACTGGCGCCAGCGACTCTTGCGTCATCCTCTGGAAG GATGTGACCGAGGCGGAGCAGGCAGAGGAGCAGGCCAAGAGAGAGGAGCAGGTGGTCAA gCAGCAAGAACTGGACAACCTGCTACACGAGAAGCGGTACCTGCGGGCGCTGGGCCTGGCCATCTCTCTAGACCGGCCCCACACTGTGCTGACTGTCATCCAGG CTATCCAAAGGGACCCCGAGTCCTGCGAGAAGCTGGAAGCCACGGTGCTCCAACTGCGGCGAGACCAGAAAG AGGCCTTGCTGCGCTTCTGTGTCACGTGGAACACCAACTCACGGCACTGCCACGAAGCCCAGGCCGTGCTGGGCGTGCTCCTGCGGCATGAGGCCCCGGAAGAGCTGCTGGCCTACGacggtgtgcgggcctcactTGAGGCCCTGCTGCCCTACACTG AGCGGCACTTTCAACGGCTCAGCCGGATGCTGCAAGCAGCCACCTTCCTGGACTTCCTATGGCACAACATGAAGCTGCCCACCCTCCCCGCGGCCCCCATGGCCCTCTGA
- the RNF151 gene encoding RING finger protein 151: MSGGYDLNLFASPPDCNFLCSVCHGVLKRPMRLPCSHIFCKKCILPWLARQKTCPCCRKEVTQKKMVHVNKLRKIIGRLEVKCKNAEAGCLVTCPLAHRKGHQDSCPFELMACPNEGCPSRVPRGNLAEHRQNCQHGAHQRCPLGCGATLGPAERASHNCYRELREAWCQRQERCRTLVLCLLQRIRKVYRSANLIRRQLAQLGEFLEDDGLLLGAPQEEAEAPPEGSIGAEMWGAQGQATL, from the exons ATG AGTGGCGGGTATGATCTCAACCTCTTCGCCAGCCCTCCCGACTGCAACTTCCTGTGCTCTGTCTGCCATGGAGTTCTCAAGAGGCCGATGAGGTTGCCATGCAGCCACATCTTCTGCAAGAAGTGCATCCTCCCGTGGCTAGCCAG ACAAAAGACCTGTCCGTGCTGCAGGAAAGAGGTGACACAGAAAAAGATGGTCCATGTGAATAAACTCCGGAAGATCATTGGCCGCCTGGAAGTCAAG tgCAAGAACGCCGAAGCTGGCTGCCTGGTGACGTGCCCCCTGGCCCATCGGAAGGGGCACCAGGACTCATGCCCTTTCGAGCTGATGGCCTGTCCCAACGAGGGGTGCCCGTCGCGGGTGCCTCGTGGGAACCTGGCCGAGCACCGGCAGAATTGCCAGCATGGTGCCCATCAGCGCTGCCCCCTGGGCTGCGGGGCCACCCTGGGCCCGGCCGAAcgcgcaagccacaactgctacCGTGAGCTGCGCGAGGCCTGGTGCCAGCGCCAGGAGCGCTGCCGGACCCTGGTGCTGTGCCTGCTACAGCGCATTCGCAAGGTGTACCGGTCTGCCAACCTCATCCGCCGGCAGCTGGCCCAGCTCGGAGAGTTCCTGGAAGATGACGGCCTGCTCTTGGGCGCCCCGCAAGAGGAGGCTGAGGCCCCCCCAGAAGGCAGCATTGGGGCTGAGATGTGGGGGGCCCAGGGCCAAGCTACCTTGTAA
- the TBL3 gene encoding transducin beta-like protein 3 isoform X2, with protein sequence MAEAATGVGRFKSNYAVERKIEPFYKGGKVQLDQTGQHLFCVCGTRVNILDVASGTMLQSLEQEDQEDITAFDLSPDDKVLVTASRALLLAQWAWQEGSITRLWKAIHTAPVATMAFDPTSTLLATGGCDGAVRVWDVVRHYGTHHFRGSPGVIHLVAFHPDPARLLLFSSAADTSIRVWSLQEQSCLAILTAHYSAVTSLTFSADGHTMLSSGRDKICIVWDLQSLQATRTVPVFESVEAAVLLPEEPAPELGVKSAGLHFLTAGDQGTLRVWEAASGQCVHAQRQLPGPGQELTHCTLARAAGLLLSVTADHNLLLYEARSLQLQKQFAGYSEEVLDVRFLGPEDSHVVVASNSPCLKVFELQTSACQILHGHTDIVLALDVFRKGWLFVSCAKDQSICVWRMNKAGKVACVAQGSGHTHSVGTICCSRLKETFLVTGSQDCTVKLWPLPEALPSKSTGPDGGPVLLQAQATQHCHDKDINSVAIAPNDKLLATGSQDRTAKLWALPQCQLLGVFSGHRRGLWCVQFSPMDQVLATASADGTVKLWALQDFSCLKTFEGHDASVLKVAFVSRGTQLLSSGSDGLVKLWTIKNNECVRTLDAHEDKVWGLHCSRLDDHALTGASDSCVILWKDVTEAEQAEEQAKREEQVVKQQELDNLLHEKRYLRALGLAISLDRPHTVLTVIQAIQRDPESCEKLEATVLQLRRDQKEALLRFCVTWNTNSRHCHEAQAVLGVLLRHEAPEELLAYDGVRASLEALLPYTERHFQRLSRMLQAATFLDFLWHNMKLPTLPAAPMAL encoded by the exons ATGGCGGAGGCGGCGACCGGAGTGGGCCGCTTTAAGTCCAA TTATGCTGTCGAGCGCAAGATCGAGCCTTTCTACAAGGGCGGGAAGGTGCAG CTGGATCAGACTGGGCAGCACCTCTTCTGTGTCTGTGGCACCAGAGTCAACATCCTGGATGTGGCCTCAGGGACTATGCTGCAGAGCCTGGAGCAG GAGGACCAGGAGGACATCACTGCCTTTGATCTCAGCCCCGATGACAAG GTGCTGGTGACAGCCAGCCGGGCACTGCTGCTGGCTCAGTGGGCCTGGCAAGAGGGCAGCATCACCCGCCTGTGGAAGGCAATACACACAGCCCCTGTGGCCACCATGGCCTTTGACCCCACCTCCACGCTGTTAGCCACAG GCGGCTGTGATGGGGCCGTGCGTGTCTGGGATGTCGTGCGGCACTATGGGACACACCACTTTCGGGGCTCACCGGGCGTCATACA TTTGGTGGCCTTCCACCCGGACCCCGCACGCCTGCTCCTCTTCTCCTCAGCCGCAGACACCAGCATCCGCGTGTGGTCGCTGCAGGAGCAGTCGTGCCTGGCCATACTGACTGCCCACTACAGCGCTGTCACTTCTCTGACTTTCAGTGCCGATGGTCACACCATGCTCAG CTCAGGCCGTGACAAGATCTGCATTGTTTGGGACCTGCAGAGCCTCCAGGCCACGAGGACCGTGCCGGTGTTTGAG AGTGTGGAGGCTGCGGTTCTGTTGCCAGAGGAGCCGGCACCGGAGCTGGGTGTGAAGTCTGCGGGCCTGCACTTCCTGACAGCTGGCGACCAag GCACGCTGCGCGTGTGGGAGGCGGCCTCTGGGCAGTGTGTCCATGCACAACGGCAGCTGCCAGGCCCCGGGCAGGAGCTGACCCACTGCACCCTGGCCCGAGCCGCTGGCCTGCTCCTCAGCGTCACTGCCGACCACAACCTGCTGCTCTATGAGGCCCGCTCCCTGCAGCTGCAGAAACAG TTTGCCGGCTACAGTGAGGAGGTGTTGGACGTCCGGTTCCTCGGGCCCGAGGATTCCCACGTTGTGGTGGCCTCTAACAGCCCCTGCCTGAAAGTATTTGAGCTGCAGACATCCGCCTGCCAGATTCTCCACGGCCACACAG ACATTGTGCTGGCCCTAGATGTGTTCCGGAAGGGGTGGCTCTTCGTTAGTTGTGCCAAG GATCAGAGCATCTGCGTCTGGAGGATGAACAAGGCGGGCAAGGTGGCCTGTGTGGCTCAGGGCTCTGGACACACACACAGCGTGGGCACCATTTGTTGCTCAAG GCTGAAGGAGACCTTCCTGGTGACGGGCAGCCAGGACTGCACTGTGAAGCTGTGGCCCCTCCCTGAAGCCCTGCCATCCAAGAGCACAGGCCCCGATGGTGGCCCTGTCCTCCTACaggcccaggccacacagcactGCCACGACAAG GACATCAACAGTGTGGCCATTGCCCCCAACGACAAGCTGCTGGCCACGGGGTCACAGGACCGCACGGCCAAACTCTGGGCCCTGCCACAGTGCCAGTTGCTGGGCGTCTTCTCGGGCCACCGGCGTGGCCTCTGGTGTGTCCAGTTTTCGCCCATGGACCAGGTGTTGGCTACGGCCTCGGCCGATGGCACCGTCAAGCTCTGGGCACTGCAGGACTTCAGCTGCCTCAAG ACATTCGAGGGACATGATGCTTCTGTGCTGAAGGTGGCCTTTGTGAGTCGCGGCACACAGCTGCTGTCCAG CGGCTCTGATGGGCTCGTGAAGCTCTGGACCATCAAGAACAATGAGTGTGTGAGGACTCTGGACGCCCACGAGGACAAGGTCTGGGGGCTGCACTGCAGCCGGCTGGATGACCATGCCCTCACTGGCGCCAGCGACTCTTGCGTCATCCTCTGGAAG GATGTGACCGAGGCGGAGCAGGCAGAGGAGCAGGCCAAGAGAGAGGAGCAGGTGGTCAA gCAGCAAGAACTGGACAACCTGCTACACGAGAAGCGGTACCTGCGGGCGCTGGGCCTGGCCATCTCTCTAGACCGGCCCCACACTGTGCTGACTGTCATCCAGG CTATCCAAAGGGACCCCGAGTCCTGCGAGAAGCTGGAAGCCACGGTGCTCCAACTGCGGCGAGACCAGAAAG AGGCCTTGCTGCGCTTCTGTGTCACGTGGAACACCAACTCACGGCACTGCCACGAAGCCCAGGCCGTGCTGGGCGTGCTCCTGCGGCATGAGGCCCCGGAAGAGCTGCTGGCCTACGacggtgtgcgggcctcactTGAGGCCCTGCTGCCCTACACTG AGCGGCACTTTCAACGGCTCAGCCGGATGCTGCAAGCAGCCACCTTCCTGGACTTCCTATGGCACAACATGAAGCTGCCCACCCTCCCCGCGGCCCCCATGGCCCTCTGA
- the NOXO1 gene encoding NADPH oxidase organizer 1 isoform X2 has translation MAGPRHPVSVSGAAMVQTDRLQTFTFSVCWSDDSDTFARRSWEEFRRLHKTLKETFPVEAGLLRRSDRILPKLPGQASTDASLLVHWGRTGRGLARLQLLETYSRALLAAGERVAQSPVLTGFFAPQPMDLEPALPAGSLVILPAPQEPLPGPTGSPAICSLEAQSLRCLQPFSTQDTWGQPFHARAQEALDVLLRHPSGWWLVANEDQQTAWFPAPYLEEVALGQGRDGERSLGSSGSQFCASHAYESSQADELSVPAGARVHVLETSDRGWWLCRFRGRTGLLPAAMLQPDGLGTLLSGPWLHLRVDGGEDREGEAQSSPKSPQATTLPPTVPARPSRSAIQSCCCTITRKALGQDPGCHGPP, from the exons ATGGCAGGCCCCCGGCACCCAGTGTCTGTGAGCGGGGCAGCTATGGTACAGACAGACAGGCTCCAG ACGTTCACCTTTTCCGTGTGCTGGTCGGATGACAGCGACACCTTTGCACGAAGAAGCTGGGAGGAGTTCAGGAGACTCCAT AAAACCCTCAAGGAGACCTTTCCAGTGGAAGCTGGTCTGCTGCGGAGATCTGACCGCATTCTCCCCAAGCTTCCAGGTCAGGCCAG CACAGATGCATCGTTGTTGGTGCACTGGGGCCGCACTGGCCGAGGCCTGGCGCGCCTGCAGCTGCTGGAGACCTACTCAAGGGCGCTGCTGGCGGCAGGGGAGCGTGTGGCCCAGAGCCCGGTGCTCACTGGCTTCTTTGCACCACAACCCATGGACTTGGAGCCTGCGCTGCCAGCTGGCAG CCTGGTGATCCTGCCTGCCCCGCAAGAGCCCCTGCCAGGCCCCACGGGCAGCCCTGCCATCTGCAGCCTGGAGGCTCAGAGCCTGCGCTGCCTGCAGCCCTTCAGCACCCAGGACACATGGGGCCAGCCCTTCCATGCTCGGGCCCAGGAGGCCCTAGATGTGCTGCTGCGACACCCCTCAG GCTGGTGGCTGGTGGCGAATGAGGACCAGCAGACGGCATGGTTTCCTGCTCCCTACTTGGAAGAGGTGGCCCTGGGCCAGGGACGAGATGGGGAACGGTCCCTAGGGAGCAGTG GGTCCCAGTTCTGTGCTTCCCATGCCTACGAGAGCAGCCAAGCCGACGAGCTGTCTGTGCCCGCAGGGGCACGCGTGCATGTGCTAGAAACGTCAGACCGTGGTTGGTGGCTGTGCAG GTTCCGAGGCCGCACTGGTCTTCTTCCAGCTGCAATGCTGCAGCCTGATGGGCTGGGCACACTCCTCAGCGGACCATGGCTCCACCTCAGGGTAGATGGTGGGGAGGACAGGGAGGGCGAGGCCCAAAGCTCCCCCAAGTCCCCCCAGGCCACAACCTTGCCGCCTACCGTGCCTGCCCGACCATCTCGGAGTGCCATTCAGAGCTGCTGCTGCACCATCACCCGTAAGGCACTAGGGCAGGACCCAGGGTGTCACGGACCCCCTTGA